A DNA window from Impatiens glandulifera chromosome 7, dImpGla2.1, whole genome shotgun sequence contains the following coding sequences:
- the LOC124909833 gene encoding mavicyanin-like, whose amino-acid sequence MKSVIAILLFVILIIPLAESFDYQVGDQNGWAIPPNEDWSYNHWASQHRFKINDTLRFQYKDDSVMLVKDGDYNKCETGSPIFFSNSGNTLFKLNESRSFYFMSGVSGHCQRGQKMIVRVLEERTSDSTHPPPPSNGGAANVGFAFGLSVLSFIIAVSLF is encoded by the exons ATGAAAAGTGTAATTGCTATATTGCTTTTTGTGATACTAATCATCCCATTAGCAGAATCATTTGATTATCAAGTTGGAGATCAAAATGGATGGGCTATACCCCCAAATGAGGACTGGTCCTACAATCACTGGGCATCTCAACACAGATTTAAAATCAATGATACTCTCc GGTTTCAATATAAAGATGATTCGGTAATGCTGGTTAAAGATGGAGATTACAATAAGTGTGAAACCGGAAGTCCTATCTTCTTTTCCAACAGTGGAAATACTTTGTTTAAACTAAATGAATCTAGAAGTTTCTATTTTATGAGTGGTGTATCTGGTCACTGTCAAAGAGGTCAGAAAATGATCGTTAGAGTCTTGGAAGAACGCACGTCTGATTCTACTCACCCTCCACCGCCGTCAAATGGTGGCGCTGCAAACGTTGGATTTGCGTTTGGTTTATCTGTTCTTAGCTTTATTATTGCAGTTTctctattttaa
- the LOC124946172 gene encoding protein MIZU-KUSSEI 1-like: MLDSTIMSKSIHDTSFSFSRRFHWKIKKLEDEITSSAQEEQEEQDHDQQILTFNIPIQPLDPSPSIPTPTHNKKNFKHLRSALAVFTGKNRSHHHNHHPNNNIIGTLFGSRRGHVHLSFQIDSKANPLFLVELPMPTSYLVKEMASGLVRIALECDKKAQKKSYFKLLDEPIWRTYCNGKKCGYAMRKDCGENEWKVLEAVGPVTMGAGVLPAIGESEIGEAMYMRASFERVGGLKDSESFYMMNPDGHGGPELSIYLLRV, encoded by the coding sequence ATGTTAGATTCAACCATCATGTCTAAATCCATCCACGACACTTCTTTCTCATTCTCCAGAAGATTCCATTGGAAaatcaagaaactcgaagatgAAATAACATCATCTGCacaagaagaacaagaagaacaAGATCATGATCAACAAATCCTCACTTTCAACATCCCAATCCAACCACTCGATCCATCTCCTTCAATTCCAACTCCAACCCACAACAAAAAGAATTTCAAACATCTCCGATCAGCCCTCGCCGTATTCACCGGCAAGAACCGCTCTCACCACCACAACCATCATCCCAACAACAACATTATCGGCACTTTATTCGGCTCCCGGCGTGGACATGTCCACTTGTCGTTCCAAATAGATTCAAAGGCAAATCCTCTATTCCTCGTTGAACTTCCTATGCCGACGAGCTATCTTGTGAAGGAAATGGCATCTGGGCTTGTCAGGATTGCGCTTGAATGCGATAAGAAGGCGCAGAAGAAGTCTTATTTCAAGCTATTAGATGAACCGATTTGGAGGACTTATTGTAATGGGAAGAAATGTGGGTATGCTATGAGGAAAGATTGTGGGGAGAATGAATGGAAGGTTTTGGAGGCGGTGGGACCGGTGACTATGGGTGCCGGAGTTTTGCCGGCGATTGGGGAATCGGAAATTGGTGAGGCTATGTATATGAGAGCTAGTTTTGAAAGGGTTGGTGGGTTAAAGGATTCGGAATCATTCTATATGATGAACCCAGATGGACATGGCGGACCTGAACTTAGTATTTACTTACTCAGGGTTTGA